Below is a window of Herminiimonas arsenicoxydans DNA.
GCAAAAGCATTTGAGGAATTCGACGACAGCGGCCGTATGCAGCCATCGATCTACTGTGGCCGACTGATCGATGTGATGAAAGAACTGTCAAAATTTACCTTATTGGTACGGGAAAGATCTGACTCCTAATCGATAGATACAGCGAGCGAGGTGCCATACATGAGAAGCTGAACTGGCATCTGCGGCTATGATCACGAATCACAAAACGTTCAGTGAGGTGCTGTTCTTGGCCGATGCATTCAAATAAATTTGCGTTAAACTGTAATAAGCTTTATAAATACTGCCAAATGCACCGACACTCCTTTTCATCTTTTTGCCGTCTAATTGCCTGCTTTCTGGTCATGACTGTTCTGACTTCAGGAATAGCAATGGCTGCCTACGTCTGTCCGCAGACAACGGCCCCTGTGCAAGAGATAGCGATGGGTGACATGCCCTGTGCAGGAATGGATACTGAGAAGCCGGTTCAATGTGCTTCCCAGCAAGCAGGTACGCAGTTAGCGCTTGAACATCTGGCCGCCGCACCATTGCTGGGGCCGACCATCGTTTCATTTATCATGCCGGCGTCCCTGCCGCTTGTTCTTACTATTCGGGCTTCAGCCTGGACAAACACCCCCGCGGAATTAGGCGTAGATCCGCCTTATCTCCGAACCCTACGACTCCGTATTTGATTTAACCCTCTGTTGTTTCGCTGGCCGGCATTGTGCTGTGGTTAGCGTTCGTCTTTTCTACAGGGGGTTGTATGTTTTTGCGTATCCAAGCGCGACTGAATCATCAGTTGCGCACTCTATGCCGAATCGGCGTTTTATTGGCACTGGCTTTGGGCTTGTCTCTAGCTCACGCCCAGCCCAACGGGCTCACATTAAACCAGGCATTGCAGTTGTCACTGCAGCGCTCATCACTAACCAAGGCCGCTAGTGCATCGGTGTCGGCCAGTCGTGAATCCGCAGCAAAAGCCGATCAGTTACCTGACCCGATGCTGAAAGTCGGCATCGACAATTTACCGATGAGCGGCCCCGACCGTTACAGCACGACCAACGATTCCATGACCATGCGTCGGGTCGGCATCGAACAGCAATGGGTCTCTGCCGACAAGCGTGCTGCACGGTCCGAGCGTGCGCAACGCGCCGTCGAGATGGAAGAAAGTGCTTATCTGGAAAGTGTTGCCAAGGTGCGGGAAGAGACTGCCAAGGCATGGATCAATGTTCTTTACGGTCAGCGCACATTGGCATTAGTGAGTGCGATGGAAAAAGAAGCGGCCGAAGACCTGAATGCAGTCAATGCTGCGCATCGCGGTGCCAAGGCAGCAGCCTCGGACGTGATGCAGACGCAACTGACACTTTCGCAAGCACAGGATGCAACGCGCAAGAACACACAGGATTTGCGGAATGCACGACTCGCACTAAGTCGCTGGACCGGCATGCCTGCCGCAACTGTCAGCGACGAGACTCCCAAGCTGACTTCACATGTGCCTGGATTGCCAGTAGAAGAACTTGAAAAATATCACCCGATCTTATTGACGGCGCGTCGCGCAATCAATCTGGCTGACGCCGACAGCACCGTTGCGACCCGCGAAAGCAATCCGGGCTGGTCGCTTGAAGCAGCTTACAGTCAGCGCGGCAGTCAGTATCCAAACATGGTGTCTTTTGGCATCAGCATTCCTCTTGCCGTTAATCGTGCGCAGAGACAGAACCGCGACATCGCGGAAAAATCTGCCCTGGGTACCAAAGCACGCATGCAGTACGAAGAGGCATTGCGTGACCTGCAGACTGAAATCGAGAATCAGTCATCCACACTGGAAAGTCTTAAAGGACGCGTTACGCAACTCAATACGCAATTGCTGCCGGCCGCATCGCAGCAGGTGGAATTGGCAACGGCTGCGTATCGCTCGGGAGCGGGCAGTTTGAGTGCAGTTTTCAATGCAAAAAAGATGTTGTTGGAACGACGGCTTCAAATAGTAGAACTTGAAAAAGAAGCGGCGCTGACTTGGGCAGCGCTTGAATATCACGTAGTTCCACATGACATGGTGCCTGCAGGAGAAATGCAATGAAATTCAAATCCACATCCACATTGAAAGCGATTATCTTGGTAGTGATAGGCGCTGGCCTCGTCTTTGGCGGGTATTGGTTAGGTACGCAAAGAAGTATGAAGGGCGCGTCGACATCTGCTGCAGCGAGCACAGAGAGAGTCGATCCGAAGACAGGTCGCAAAATCCTGTACTGGCATGACCCTATGGTCCCAGGAAATAAGTTTGATAAACCAGGTAAAAGTCCTTTCATGGATATGCAGTTGGTCCCGGTCTACGCTGATGAAGGTTCAGATGATGCCGGAGTAAAAATTAGTCCTTCGCTTCAACAGAATCTGGGCATCCGCTTTGCAACCGTAAGGCGCGAAGAAGTACGTGACGCATTCGAAGTAGTCGGGACGACGCAGTTCGATGAGAGTGCAACGGAAGTCGTGCAAAGCCGGGTTACCGGATATATAGACAAACTGTATGCCCGCTCGCCCATGCAGCGCATCAAGCGCGGCGAAGCTATTGCTTCAATTTTCGTTCCCGACTGGATTGCGCCGCAAGAGGAATATCTGGCGCTCAAGCGTGGCGGCAATACCGAGCTGATGGCAGCCGCCAGGCAAAGAATGCGCGCGATGTCTATTCCTGATGGATTGATAAACCAGGCGGACCGTACAGGACAATCCCAACAGCACTTTACGCTGACATCGCCTGTAACAGGTGTCATCACAGAACTATCAGTACGCGATGGCGCCATGGTCGCTCCCGGCATGACCATTGCAAAAGTCGCTGGCTTGAATAAGGTTTGGCTGGTAGCAGAAGTCCCTGAGGCATTGAGCAATGTAGTCCGCTCTGGTATGACAGTAGAAGCCACATTCTCAGGTGACGCGAATAGAAAATACAGCGGCAAGGTTCGCGAAATTCTGCCGGGCATCAGCACTGCGACACGCACCTTGCAAGCTAGACTGGAACTGGATAATCGTGATGGCAGCCTCACGCCAGGCATGCTGATGCGCGTTCGCCTGAATGCCGACAAATCCGTTTCAAAGCTTCTGGTTCCAAGCGAAGCAGTGATTGCAAACGGCAAGCAATCCATTGTTCTGGTGGTTGGCGAAAACAACAGCATGCAACCTGTAGTTGTGACGATAGGACGGGATATCGGGAGCGATACCGAAATTCTAAATGGCTTGAGCGACGGACAGAAGGTAGTCGCCTCGGGACAATTCCTGATCGATTCGGAAGCCAGTCTGAAGTCGGTATTACCCAAGTTTGCCGGAACCAAGCAGACTATGCAGCCGGTAGCAGCTTCTGTTTACCGAGGTATAGGCACCGTGGAGAAAGTGACGCCTAAAGCATTAACGCTTTCGCACAAGCCCATTCCAGAGCTTGAATGGGGTGCGATGACGATGGATTTCAACAAGTTGCGTCCTGAGTTATTCGGCGAGATAAAAGCAGGACAGGAAGTTGAATTTTCCTTCAAGGAAAATGATGATGGTTACTTGCTGGAGACCGTCAAACCGTTCGGAGGCAAGCAATGATTGCGCGAGTTATTCGCTGGTCCATTGCCAACCGATTCTGGGTATTGCTTGCTGCACTCGTCATTACAGGATGGGGTCTATGGTCGTTGAACAAAACACCTTTGGACGCATTGCCAGACCTGTCGGACACGCAAGTCATTATTCGCGCCCAGTATCCCGGCAAGGCCCCGCAGATAGTGGAAGACCAAGTTACTTATCCACTCACCACGGCACTGCTGGCTGTTCCGGGGGCCAAGACGGTCCGTGGTTATTCTTTCTTTGGTGATTCGTTTGTCTATGTTCTTTTTGACGATGCGACAGACCAATACTGGGCACGTTCCAGAGTGTTGGAATACATCAGTCAAGTGCAAAGCCGCTTACCGCAGGGTGTGCGGGCCGAGCTTGGTCCTGATGGAACCGGAGTAGGCTGGATATTTGAATACGCCTTAGTCGACCGCACAGGACACAACGACCTCAGTCAGTTGCGCACATTGAATGACTGGTTCCTGAAGTTCGAGCTCAAAACAGTCCCGGATGTAGCCGAGGTCGCCAGCATCGGTGGCATGGTAAAGCAGTATCAAGTCATTCTCGACCCGGACAAGTTACGCGCATTCGGCATCTCGCATGCAAAGGTGCTGGATGCGCTGGCGAAGGCCAATCAGGAGTCCGGTGGTTCGGTCGTTGAGATGGCTGAGACCGAATATATGGTGCGCTCGCACGGCTATCTGCGTTCACTGGAAGATTTTCGCAATGTCCTGTTGAATGCAAATGATGCAGGTACACCAGTATTGCTCAGGGATGTAGCGACCGTGCGCATAGGCCCGGAAATGCGCCGCGGGATTGCGGAGTTGAATGGTGAAGGTGAGGTTGCAGGTGGCGTTGTTGTCATGCGCTCAGGTAAGAACGCGCTGGAAACCATCAAAGCTGTTAAAACGAAGCTCGCCACTTTGCAAAGTTCACTTCCGAAAGGTGTGGAAGTGGTTACGACCTATGACCGTTCCAAACTGATTACGTCTGCAGTGACCAATCTTAGAGACAAGCTGATTGAAGAGTTTGTTGTGGTCGCGCTGGTCTGCGCCATCTTCCTGTTTCATCTGCGCAGTGCGCTGGTCGCCATCATCTCGCTACCCTTGGGTGTGCTCGCTGCATTCATTGTGATGCGTTACCAAGGCGTCAATGCCAATTTGATGTCATTGGGTGGTATCGCCATTGCTGTGGGTGCCATGGTAGATGCAGCGATTGTCATGATTGAAAACGCACACAAGCATCTGGAAGCCTATACGCATGCACATCCGAATCAGGAAATTAGTGCAAGTGAGCGATGGGATTTGATTGCAGAGTCGGCTATTGAGGTTGGGCCAGCACTGTTCTTCTCACTACTTATCGTTACGCTATCTTTCATTCCCGTATTTGCCTTGGAAGCGCAGGAGGGAAAACTGTTTGCACCGCTCGCCTATACGAAAACCTATACGCTGGCAGCCGCTGCCGGCTTGGCGATTACGCTGATACCAGTATTGATGGGGTACATGATACGTGGGCGTATTCCAAGCGAAGCATCAAATCCGATTAACCGTGTACTGATACGCGCGTATCGACCAGTGTTGAATGCAAGTCTGGCTCATCCGAAATGGACGATTGTCATTGCATTTATCGCTCTTGCT
It encodes the following:
- a CDS encoding NADPH-dependent FMN reductase, ArsH-like, partial (Evidence 7 : Gene remnant; Product type pe : putative enzyme), which encodes MTSIKNERTWPMRIVTIRNQISVAKAFEEFDDSGRMQPSIYCGRLIDVMKELSKFTLLVRERSDS
- a CDS encoding Putative outer membrane efflux protein (Evidence 3 : Function proposed based on presence of conserved amino acid motif, structural feature or limited homology; Product type pt : putative transporter), which encodes MFLRIQARLNHQLRTLCRIGVLLALALGLSLAHAQPNGLTLNQALQLSLQRSSLTKAASASVSASRESAAKADQLPDPMLKVGIDNLPMSGPDRYSTTNDSMTMRRVGIEQQWVSADKRAARSERAQRAVEMEESAYLESVAKVREETAKAWINVLYGQRTLALVSAMEKEAAEDLNAVNAAHRGAKAAASDVMQTQLTLSQAQDATRKNTQDLRNARLALSRWTGMPAATVSDETPKLTSHVPGLPVEELEKYHPILLTARRAINLADADSTVATRESNPGWSLEAAYSQRGSQYPNMVSFGISIPLAVNRAQRQNRDIAEKSALGTKARMQYEEALRDLQTEIENQSSTLESLKGRVTQLNTQLLPAASQQVELATAAYRSGAGSLSAVFNAKKMLLERRLQIVELEKEAALTWAALEYHVVPHDMVPAGEMQ
- a CDS encoding putative Cation efflux system protein cusB precursor (Evidence 3 : Function proposed based on presence of conserved amino acid motif, structural feature or limited homology; PubMedId : 20461235, 21125583, 11283292, 11399769, 12813074; Product type pt : putative transporter), with product MKFKSTSTLKAIILVVIGAGLVFGGYWLGTQRSMKGASTSAAASTERVDPKTGRKILYWHDPMVPGNKFDKPGKSPFMDMQLVPVYADEGSDDAGVKISPSLQQNLGIRFATVRREEVRDAFEVVGTTQFDESATEVVQSRVTGYIDKLYARSPMQRIKRGEAIASIFVPDWIAPQEEYLALKRGGNTELMAAARQRMRAMSIPDGLINQADRTGQSQQHFTLTSPVTGVITELSVRDGAMVAPGMTIAKVAGLNKVWLVAEVPEALSNVVRSGMTVEATFSGDANRKYSGKVREILPGISTATRTLQARLELDNRDGSLTPGMLMRVRLNADKSVSKLLVPSEAVIANGKQSIVLVVGENNSMQPVVVTIGRDIGSDTEILNGLSDGQKVVASGQFLIDSEASLKSVLPKFAGTKQTMQPVAASVYRGIGTVEKVTPKALTLSHKPIPELEWGAMTMDFNKLRPELFGEIKAGQEVEFSFKENDDGYLLETVKPFGGKQ
- the cusA1 gene encoding Cation efflux system protein CusA (Evidence 2a : Function of homologous gene experimentally demonstrated in an other organism; PubMedId : 1281307, 11004187, 11399769, 11283292; Product type t : transporter) — encoded protein: MIARVIRWSIANRFWVLLAALVITGWGLWSLNKTPLDALPDLSDTQVIIRAQYPGKAPQIVEDQVTYPLTTALLAVPGAKTVRGYSFFGDSFVYVLFDDATDQYWARSRVLEYISQVQSRLPQGVRAELGPDGTGVGWIFEYALVDRTGHNDLSQLRTLNDWFLKFELKTVPDVAEVASIGGMVKQYQVILDPDKLRAFGISHAKVLDALAKANQESGGSVVEMAETEYMVRSHGYLRSLEDFRNVLLNANDAGTPVLLRDVATVRIGPEMRRGIAELNGEGEVAGGVVVMRSGKNALETIKAVKTKLATLQSSLPKGVEVVTTYDRSKLITSAVTNLRDKLIEEFVVVALVCAIFLFHLRSALVAIISLPLGVLAAFIVMRYQGVNANLMSLGGIAIAVGAMVDAAIVMIENAHKHLEAYTHAHPNQEISASERWDLIAESAIEVGPALFFSLLIVTLSFIPVFALEAQEGKLFAPLAYTKTYTLAAAAGLAITLIPVLMGYMIRGRIPSEASNPINRVLIRAYRPVLNASLAHPKWTIVIAFIALALTVIPLSKLGGEFLPPLDEGDLLYMPSALPGLSASKASELLQQTDRLIKTVPEVATVFGKAGRAESATDPAPLEMFETTIQFKPKDQWRAGMTSAKLIEELDRIVKVPGLSNVWVPPIRNRIDMLSTGIKTPVGVKVSGADLGQIDKIATQIEAVVKKVPGVTSALAERVSGGRYIDIDIDRAKAARYGLAVTDVQSVISSAIGGENIGEVVDGRQRFPINVRYPQDYRNSVQTLRDFPIVTDRGAQVRLGDITNIKVADGPPMIRSENARLSGWVYVDVRGTDLHTAVKAMQVAVAKEVKLPPGYAIGWSGQFEYLERAAAKLQTVIPLTLGVILILLYLAFRSVSEALLLMLTVPFALIGGFWFVWLLGHAVSVATAVGFIALAGLAAEFGVVMLVYLRNSLNQRLQSGLPLSKELIAEAIREGAVLRVRPKAMTVAVILGGLIPIMFGSGAGSEVMQRIAAPMVGGMITAPLLSLFVIPAAWRLLQERKLRLAVRNKSI